The nucleotide window ttttttttgagacggagtctggctctgtcgcccaggctggagtgcagtggcgcaatctcggctcactgcaagctccgcctcctgggttcacgccattctcctgcctcggcctcccgagtagctgggactacaggagcctgccgccatgcccggctaatttttgtatttttagtacacacggggtttcaccgtgttagccaggatggtctcaatctcctgacttcgtgatccgcccgcatcagcctcccaaagtgctgatattacaggcatgagccaccgcacccgaccctgGCCTGGATTCTTTTTTGacggtttttaaaaaaaattttgatcaTTATTTTCATCAGTTAATTGTAATTTTTCCTGCAATTAACTGATTAAAAGATGTCAGAATCAAtattttagaatgagaaaaaatctcctacattttaaatattggtCACATTAAACATTAGGCTAGATTCTGGTCTTGGTTTGACAATTTGTGGTTTCTGGTACAAAACGTTGAGGAATGTTGATTTGTAAACTATAAAAATGTTAGCccgatgcagtggctcatgcctgtaatcctaacactttggaaggccaagacaggtggattgcttgagaccaggagttagagaccagcctgggcaccaggtggaaaccctgtctctacaaaaaatacaaaaattagctgggcatggtggcgtgtgcctatagtcccagctactggggaggctgaggtaggaggactgcttaagcctgggaggtcgaggctacagtgagctcccGACTTGGGctacaaagtaagaccctgtctccaaaaaacaaaacaaaacaaaatgggacAGTTACAGAGCAAATGGGGAAACATATCTATAAGAACACACTCATCAATCAAAAGCTGAGTTAATTTAATGAAATACACatgggagaaaagaggaaaatttattaAGGGAAGTGTCAGGTAATAAATATTGAATCAGgtctttgatttgattttcaagCAGAAATGAGCTATGTATGAAGGAGGTCCAGTAATTATAAACAACGGAAGATTTATTCAATAGAGGTGAATAATTTTCTAGGTACTTGTACATTCTCAGCTGTAAATACCACTGTAGAAGCAGCTAACATCATAAAATCCAAATACGAAAATTTATCCATGCTAAGTATTCACTGCAAGAATCAATTGCGTAAGTTGGGAATCTGATTTTAATAATTGgactatatttttaattatattaaaattacttttcatcTTGAGCACTGTAAAATACCATACAAACTTATTACTTCATTAAGTCCTGATATGACCCAATGAAGTAGATTATTTGTATTCCCACATTTGCTAAGAAATTAAGGTTTGgaaatgtttcattcattcatttgacaattaTTTAATTTAGTATGCAGTAGTGAACAAAGCAAACCAAAcctcctgccttcatggagtttaaACTCCAGATGAAACCAAGTAAACAGATACAGTAAATAGCCTTCCTTTCAGACACAGCACTGTTTTTTAATtcaggctttctttctttcttttttttttttttttgaggctggagtgcagtggcatgatctcagctcactgcaacctctgactctggggttcaagcaatcctcatgcctcaacctctcaagtagctgggattataggtgttcaccactatgcctggctaatttttttatttttaattttttaatttttaattttttaaaatttatttatttatttattttttgagacagagtcttgttctgttgcccaggctggagtgcagtggcatgatcttggctcactgtaacctccacctcctgtgttcaagcaatcctcatgccttgggactacaggtgtgcacacttgtatttttagtggagccagcattttgccatgttggccaggctgttcttaaactcgtgacctcaagtgattcacccgccttggcctcccaaagtgctgggattgcaggcgtgagccaggcTTTCTATTAAACCGCAGCTACAAACCTTCTATTAAGTGGCTGAtgctcttcattttattttatttataatatataaaatatataactgtataaaacaatattacatatatacatgtgtgcatatgtgtgtatatatacacatatgtataaaatgtatacataatttttatttatatataaatttatatataaatttttatgtataatatataaacttacataatataaatttatattacatatattatataatatataatatatgtaatatatataatttatatattatatataatttttatatattatataattttatatattatatataaatatgtatatatgtttataaataatatataaatttatatgttatatgtaaaacatatataggtaggtatgagccactgcgctgggcctgGATGCTGTTTAATAATAGTAGTAGTTTTGAGGCGCCAGCAGAGTGCAGACCTGTGACCCAGTGAACGGAAGTTCTCAGGACAGCTGAGCAGCTGCTGGTTCCCTCCCCAGCCACCTGACCTCACCAGACGATCCTCTCTGCAGTTGGCTGTCCTGATCTGTGATAGTGGGTATGGCAATATCTGCTCCATGCATGGATGAGTTGGTGTGAAAATACAGCAGGAAATAACACAGGAAAGGTGTAAGTGCATCTAAAATCATGTGTACATATTTGTGTAATGCTTGATGCATTACATGAGTGTTTTCAAGTAAAATATAAATCTAGTGTTAATAATAATGACCCACTCTGCAATGGTGAAATTTTTAGCAATCTGAAAATTTGCAGTGGTGTTCTGGGTGGTTGCGTTACCTTTAACATTGTTGATTTAAAGAGAAGTGTTATGTAGCTGCCTTAGAAACATTTAATTACAGCTGGGTGGCAGAGGGGACCAGGCAAGCTGACCCAGACACAGTAAGAGCTACTGGAGAGAGCTGACTTCATCTAGGGAGGACATAAGTGGACATTCTTTCATTCATGTAACAAATATTAACTGGTTGCCTACGacgtctgttttgttcattgctttatCCTCAGTGCTCAGAAAAACTCATTGCCCTTGAAAGGTTTGCGTTGTAATGGGGGAGGCAGTTAATGTATTGACGTGTTTATCTTAGGTCATAGGTGCTACAAAGAACAGTGAGACTGTGGGATGGAcaggggatgggagggagggagggagattaGGATAATTAACACAGCTGCCTCAGCAAACCCTGCAATTTCAGTGGCTTAGTCGGACAAAGGATTTTTCTCTCACAAAGTGTGATTGGGGTCGGTGACTCAGGGACCTAGGCTCCCTCTGTCTTCCGGGATCTCCAaggcaggagaagaaaggagggatgGAAAGCCCCCATGGTTCTGATCAAGTGAAGCGATAATGTGGTATGGTGGATCTCCCGGGGAAGAGGGCTCTAGGGAGAGAGAACAGCAAAGGCAAAATCTTCAGTGAGAAACGTGCTTGGCCTGTCTCAGAAATAGCAAAGCAACCACTGTGGCTTCTTTCAGTGAAAAAAGCGTTGGAAAGATAGCCAAGGGCCAGGCCATCTAAGGCCTCTCAGGCCAAGGGAGGAAGTAAGAAAATGCAATTGTTTGGGGTCATTTAGTGTCCCCTAAAAACTTTACAGAAGCATTATGGGTGGTTATAATGATTTTGTAAACTAAACTGTGAATAATATGCTCCATTTTCTAGAGAAATCTTTACAAAATGTGTTACTGTATCTATTTCCCTGAGTGAACGGTTATAGGTTGTTAATACTTCAGCACAATTTTCTACATATCTAAGACCCTCTAGAGGTAGGGGTTTTCCTGCCACTAGTGGCCATAGGCTCAAACATCATGACAGCCTGTCCGCATCCTTCTGGAAGCCCAATGTGTGGCAAGCACAGAGGCCTCCCACTGGACTCCTACAAACTAAGCACCTGCAGATGCCCATGCCTCAGTGCTACAAACAACCTCGGACACCCAATAATTCCTCAACCACCATTTCTACACAGTAGCTCAACCAGTCTGTAAAAAACCATCACCTTAAACTCCTGGAATTTTCACACCTGAAATAAGCCCAAAGTTACTGTACTTTATTCTAAAAAGAAACTACTAAACCAATAGAAGGGGTGAAACTATTTATCTTACATATTCTAGGTTAGCTTTTCAGAAGTAAAATGAGTTGTATTCTAGAGGTTTAGTTAATGTGGACTTCATGTTTCTGACCACATGAAATGTTGGCATTGAAATTCAATGACCCCTGTTGCTTACTGTGAGAACAGTCAAAACCCAGAATTTTCAgctaaaaatgtaatttagaaTATGCTTACTGAATTGAATTAAGGTTTTGCATTAGGATAAACACTGTGGGAGTGATTCTGGTGTAGTGGGTTGGTGGTTTTGTGCAAGATGCTTACAATACCACAGCCCTTAGAATAATTGTACACTCTTCTGGCCCGTTTCCCAGATTTCCTTGAAAAGGGTCAGAGGACAGGCTGAAATTAATGACACATGAATGCGGAACCCCAATTAGAAGTGTCTTCAAAGGAATAATTAGGCTAGAATTAATAAGAGGGGATTATGAGAAGAAAAAGCTTTGGGCAAATTATACACTGAAGGAAAAGAAGATAGGAAACAAGGCAACGATAGATTGGAACTGATTATTTCAGGAAgtcatttttgttctatttatcttaaaaataatataaatatagtgAGACATGGAGACAACGGATGGATGGTCACTGACCTCATACTAGGAGTGGCAATGTGAGCATTGGGACGCTTCCTCGTGCATGTACCCTGCAATTGTGAGTTTAGTACCCCTATTCCCTTTGTGAAAGAGGCCAGGGATTTTGCTTCCCCCAAATAACAGTAACAACAGCAAAAGCAGCAGCAAACCCTTCAAATCTGCTTACCCTGCCAGATATtgtttcactttcctcatctgtaaaacagggattaCTTTATGATGAAATCCCCACAACAACCCCTGGAGGTAGGAACGATATAAGTGACTTGCTCCAGGTCATACAGCTAGTTAGTGTCAGAACACAGATTGAAATTTAGAAGCCTGGCTCCGAAGTTTGAGCTCTCATTCACTGCACTACATATATCTTTGGGAGGAGAGTCAACACATGCATGTAATAAATGTGTGCACATTTATTGTACTGGAAACTCTCCCTCTTTGCTTCTAATTTTGTCAATCACAGCACCTTCCCTGGCTCTTACTTTGTTCTTGTCAATCTCTCCTTGAGCAGAAGAGGGAAGGGAGCCTGCTCCATAGGCGAACAGCCCCTCCGCAGAGGCGTCCTGTTTTCTTAGTGCAATCACTTATTCGCATTGCAAAATATTACATGCGTGGGTTAAGCCATTCTAGGAGCATTCACTGAGCGCTCAGAGTGGAAACGTTTATCATGCATGCAAATACTAACTTACTTTCTAGAGAATGTTTAacttaaaagactaaaaaaatcTCAGATAATTCATTTCGGAATAGAAACCGCCTTCAGCCGCACTCACTACGGCGCCCGGCTTCGCAGCACCAGCCACGAGGGGGCAGTGGCCGCCGCAAAGCCGAGGCGGGCGGTGGGCTCGGCGGCTCGGCCATCGCTTGCTCTCGCCTGGCAATGGGCTCTCGGCCGTGGATTAGCGTTGCTGGAGACGTGGGAGgccgccggccccgcccccgaCCGGTGGCGGCTGCGGCGGCGCAGCGAGGCAGTCGGCACTGCGAAGTGGAGGCACCGCGAGCGGAGGGCGCGACCGGCGGGTCCGGGCAGCGTGGGTTCGCCGCTTTGGGGGCTCCAGTCCGCGCGTCAGGGTCGAGCTGCACCGCGGGCTCCTTAGGTGGGCCTCGGCTCGGGACGCCGGGAGTCGGGACCGCTAGTCAGGGCGCCGGGACCATGGCGTTGCGCGCCCGGGCGCTGTACGACTTCAGGTCTGAGAACCCGGGCGAGATCTCGCTGCGGGAGCACGAGGTGCTGAGCCTGTGCAGCGAGCAGGACATCGAGGGCTGGCTCGAAGGGGTCAACAGCCGCGGCGACCGCGGCCTCTTCCCAGCCTCCTACGTGCAGGTGATCCGCGCCCCAGAGCCCAGCCTGGCGGGAGACGGCGGCCCGAGCGCCCCGGCACGCTACGCCAATGTGCCCCCCGGGGGCTTCGAGCCCCTGCCCGCCGCGCCGCCCGCCTCCTTCAAGCCGCCGCCCGACACCTTCCAGCCGCTGCTGCAGCCACAGCAGGCGCCGCCTCCGAGCACCTTCCAGCCGCCCGGCGCGGGCTTCCCGTACGGTGGGGGCGCCCTGCAGCCGTCGCCTCAGCAGCTCTACGGCGGCTACCAGGCCAGCCAGGGCAGCGATGATGACTGGGACGACGAGTGGGACGACAGCTCCACGGTGGCTGACGAGCCGGGCGCTCTGGGCAGCGGAGCATACCCGGACCTCGACGGCTCGTCCTCGGCGGGTGTGGGCGCAGCCGGCCGCTACCGCCTGTCCACGCGCTCCGACCTGTCTCTGGGCTCCCGCAGCGGCTCGGCGCCTCCGCAGCACCACCCATCGGGGGCCAAGAGCTCGGCCACAGTGAGCCGCAACCTCAACCGCTTCTCCACCTTCGTCAAGTCCGGCGGGGAGGCCTTCGTGCTGGGGGAGGCGTCAGGCTTCGTGAAGGACGGGGACAAGCTGTGCGTGGTGCTGGGGCCCTACGGCCCCGAGTGGCAGGAGAACCCCTACCCGTTCCAGTGCACCATCGACGACCCCACCAAACAGACCAAGTTCAAGGGCATGAAGAGCTACATCTCCTACAAGCTGGTGCCCACGCACACGCAGGTGCCGGTGCATCGGCGCTACAAGCACTTCGACTGGCTGTATGCTCGCCTGGCGGAGAAGTTCCCGGTCATCTCCGTGCCCCACCTGCCCGAGAAGCAGGCCACCGGCCGCTTCGAGGAGGACTTCATCTCTAAGCGAAGGAAGGGCCTGATCTGGTGGATGAACCACATGGCCAGCCACCCGGTGCTGGCGCAGTGCGACGTCTTCCAGCACTTCCTGACGTGCCCCAGCAGCACCGACGAGAAAGCCTGGAAGCAGGGCAAGAGGAAGGCCGAGAAGGACGAGATGGTGGGTGCCAACTTCTTCCTGACCCTCAGCACACCCCCCGCCGCTGCCCTTGACCTGCAGGAGGTGGAGAGCAAGATCGACGGCTTCAAGTGCTTCACCAAGAAGATGGACGACAGCGCGCTGCAGCTCAACCACACGGCCAACGAGTTCGCGCGCAAGCAGGTGACTGGCTTCAAAAAGGAGTATCAGAAGGTGGGCCAGTCCTTCCGCGGCCTCAGCCAGGCCTTTGAGCTGGACCAGCAGGCCTTCTCGGTGGGCCTGAACCAGGCCATCGCCTTCACCGGAGATGCCTATGACGCCATTGGCGAGCTCTTCGCGGAGCAGCCCAGGCAGGACCTGGATCCCGTCATGGACCTATTAGCACTGTATCAGGGGCATCTGGCCAACTTCCCGG belongs to Theropithecus gelada isolate Dixy chromosome 6, Tgel_1.0, whole genome shotgun sequence and includes:
- the SNX18 gene encoding sorting nexin-18 codes for the protein MALRARALYDFRSENPGEISLREHEVLSLCSEQDIEGWLEGVNSRGDRGLFPASYVQVIRAPEPSLAGDGGPSAPARYANVPPGGFEPLPAAPPASFKPPPDTFQPLLQPQQAPPPSTFQPPGAGFPYGGGALQPSPQQLYGGYQASQGSDDDWDDEWDDSSTVADEPGALGSGAYPDLDGSSSAGVGAAGRYRLSTRSDLSLGSRSGSAPPQHHPSGAKSSATVSRNLNRFSTFVKSGGEAFVLGEASGFVKDGDKLCVVLGPYGPEWQENPYPFQCTIDDPTKQTKFKGMKSYISYKLVPTHTQVPVHRRYKHFDWLYARLAEKFPVISVPHLPEKQATGRFEEDFISKRRKGLIWWMNHMASHPVLAQCDVFQHFLTCPSSTDEKAWKQGKRKAEKDEMVGANFFLTLSTPPAAALDLQEVESKIDGFKCFTKKMDDSALQLNHTANEFARKQVTGFKKEYQKVGQSFRGLSQAFELDQQAFSVGLNQAIAFTGDAYDAIGELFAEQPRQDLDPVMDLLALYQGHLANFPDIIHVQKGALTKVKESRRHVEEGKMEVQKADGIQDRCNTISFATLAEIHHFHQIRVRDFKSQMQHFLQQQIIFFQKVTQKLEEALHKYDSV